A window of Candidatus Omnitrophota bacterium genomic DNA:
TCTCGATAAACTCATCGGGAAAATATTCCGGATTGAATTGCTTCACGAGGAGAAAATAATTCGCTTTAATCTCTTCTTCATCCGCCCAACGCGATACTTTCAGCACTTCGTAGGGCGAACGGGTCAATAGTGCGGTCTGATTGTCCACAGCGGTTTCTCGATTTAATCTCTAGAATTGCGTCCTACCATCGATCGCTTTAGGGATGCGGCGGCCTTGCGCCTTTTCGCGAACGATTCGCGCCCGGCGATCCGCCTTCCAATACATTATGAAAAAGGGCTTTCCCTCTCGATACTAGCGCGCACAACAATAAAAGCGATTTTAATGAAGGTGGAACGGAAAAGCAACAGTTACAGGACGTTCCCAATGAGTTATTCCACTTCCTTTTTGCCGGTATGCGGGTATTCGCCATGCGTTATCTTAAGGTATCATAATTCATTTAAAACAACCATAAAGAGTCGCGAGCGGCGGTTTTAATGGGTTTTTCGAAAGAAAGGGACCCTCGAATCGCTGGAGGGACTAGAATGAAGGAAAGCGCGCCGCGTGAATTCCCAATGAATTCGTCCGACAAAAAAAACTTGATGGATATGGAGATAGGCCATGGCGGCTATACCGAATAGGCTTTTTTCCGTGATGCTCTCTTCCCATCCCATTCTGCTTCTCTCCGCCCGCAGCGGGCGATTCAATACGATCTCCACAGTCTCGTGTTATCTTCCCCTCAGCCAGGATCCGCCGATGATCGGACTCTCGCTCAAGCCGAGTTCCATGAGTTATCGTTATATCCGCGAATCCGGCGATTTCATTCTCGGCGTTCCCGACGAATCCATGCTGCAGATCGTTCATTTTTGCGGCGTCAATTCGGGCCGGTACTTGGATAAGATTTCGCATCTCAACCTGCCTACGACGCGGGGAAAATCCGCCAGTCCCCTCTTGTTGACCAGCTGCCCCGCCAATATCGAATGCCGGGTGCGGGATATCGTCCCCATCGGCAACCGCCCGTTCCTCAACGCCGAAATTCTCGATATAACCGCCGATTCCCGCTACTATGGCAACGGATGGCTTCCGGGCGTCCGATTGATCCATTTCGAAGGCGGGACTCGCTATCGGATAGGAAATGAAATCGTCGATATGGGTTCGCTTCGGCCCGGTTTGATTCAAATGGATTCGATCGGGTGAGAGAATAGAATGATGAGTGATGAATGATGAATGATGAATGATGAATAATGAAAAAAGCAATTCCGGACAGGGGGCAGGGGCAAGGTTTTTTTGCTCTTGAGACGCGTAGGAGGGATTGTGTTTTTTGATCCGTCGTTCCTTTATAAATATAACAATTGATGAGCCTCCTTACCGAGGAATTCGGCGATGGCAGAAAGAAAAAGGACTGAGGAGCCTTGGCTCGGCGGGAGCCTCGCCCTCCCTATTTGTTTGAAGACGAATTAAGGGAGGGCGAATCTCCTGATGAGCCAGCCTGCTTTTTGTTTTCTTAGGAATGATGAATGATGAAAGATGAAAGATGAAAAAAAGATGACGGAAGAACTATCCCTTTTAACGCGGGCGCAGCAGGAAGAACGGGAGCGGCTTCATCTCGCTCCTTACGCCGCCCGTTCGGGCGAATCGCTGGGACGCGTTTATACTGAAGCGGAGCACCCTTACCGCACCTGCTACCAGCGCGACCGCGACCGCATCGTTCATTGCGCCGCCTTCCGGCGGTTGGAGTATAAGACGCAGGTTTTCGTCAACCGGGAGGGAGACCATTACCGCACCCGCATGACGCATTCGCTGGAGGTAGGCCAAATTTCGCGCACCCTGGGACGGCTGCTCGGCGTCAACGAGGATTTATGCGAGGCGCACGCCTTGGCGCACGATCTGGGGCATCCTCCATTCGGCCACTCCGGAGAACGGGTGTTGAACGAATTGATGGCGGAGCATGGGGGATTCGAACACAACGCCCAGGCGCTAAGAATTGTGGACCGGTTGGAAAAACGCTATCCATCCTTCCCCGGTTTGAATCTGACGGCGGAGACGCGGCGCGGCATCCTTAAAACCAAATCTCCCTACGCGGGCATGGGCGCCGGGATGGCCGCCCGCAATCCCATCGAATGCCAAATCGTGGACATCGCCGACGAAATCTCCTATACCAGCCACGACCTGGACGACGGCATCGAGTCGGGCCTGCTGCGGACGGAAGAGATGATGCGGACGGCGCTATGGCGGGAAGCCTGGGAAGCGGCGGAAAAGCAATGTCCCGGCCTCGACGCCGCCAGCCAGCGCTTTCAAACCATCATCCATATCATCAACGTCCAGGTGACGGACGCCGCCCATGAAAGCCTGCGCCGTCTGCGGCAAGCGAATCTGGAAAGCCTCGGCGAAGCCGTGGATTTCAGCCCTTCGATGCGCGCGAAAGTGATGGAAGCCAAGAAATTTCTAACGGAAAGCCTCTATCGCCATCCCCGCGTTTTGCGGACGATGTCGCGCTGCGACTTGATCGTGCGCCGCCTGTTTCTCCATTATGCCGAAAATCCCCGCCAACTTCCTTTCTCGTTCCAAAAACGGATTGACGAAGATGGATTGTATAGAACCGCCGCCGATTATATCGCTGGAATGACCGACCGTTATGCGGAAAAAGATTTTTGCGAACTCTTCGGCTGCTAGAATCCTCCTCGCCGGTCTTCTTTGCCTTCTCTTGGCGCTGCTGATGGGATGGCGCTATTCCCAATTGAAAGCCAGAGTCCGGACGGCGCAATTCTTCATCAACGCCAGCCGAATCATTCATTTTTCTCTCTTCTCTATGGGACCCGAACCAAGCGCAGACCTCCCCGGCGAATGGAAAAAAGAGCAGGGCAGCCTTACGCCATTCATACGGAAAACGCATCCCGATTTGGGAGAGAAATTTTTCCGCGATCCGTTTCCCGCCAACGGCGCGGCGCCTTTTTTGGATGTGAGATACGGCGTTGCGCATCATCCGGCGGCGGCGATGTTATATCCATACAATCTATCCCGCCCCTCCTGTTTTACCTGGAGCGCCGGCCCTTCCCGCCAATCGCCATCTATGGATATTCGTGACGCAACGCCGCAAGAAAGGATTTACGATTTTCAATCCTCTCCCTTTCACCCTAGCAATGGCCTATATAGTAAGGGATATCTCTTCTACGATTCCCAAGGCGCCGCAATCGGAAAAATCGATCGATGAGTCTTCAAGTATCGAGATCAAAACAAAAACGGCGATTATGAGGGTGGCAAAGGCAAGGTTGTTACTGCCCTTGAGCCATCGAAACTAAAGCGCTGGCGCCTCGATCTTAAAACAAAAACGGCAGCGTTCCCAATGGATCGGCGATTTGAGACCATAGCCGCCGCATCTCTTTTTCCAGCGCCGGATTGCTGTAAATCTCGATTCGCTCTCTTATTTCGGGAGACAAATTGATATTGGGATTATTGAAATATTCGGGATGGGATTTTTTGATGATGGCGACGGCTTTATCGTTGGGACACCATGAGTTCAAATAGACGGCGTTGGCCGCATGAATCTCCGGCTTCAGCATAAAATCGGCGAACTTCAACGCCAAATCTTTGTGTGGAGCGTCGTTTAGAACGGTAACGCCATCCACTCCCAGTTCCCCGCCTTCCTTGGGGACGATATAACAGATGTTCTTCGACGCGTCTTCCGCCATAACGCTTAGCGCATCGCTGGAATACATAATCGCCATCGCCAGATCGCCGCGCAGCAATTCATTCTGAATATTTATAACATTATTGGAAAATTCGATAAAGCCGTTTTTCTTGAGAGCATAAAAAACCTGAGCCGCCTCCATTGCCTTTTTATCGTCTTGCGTCTTGATATCGATTCCCAGATAATTTAGAGCGAAAAAGAGCGTGACGAACGTATTCTGAGCGGCCAATTTGCCTTTAAGCGGTTGCGGCGGCTCAAAATAATCTTTCCAGTTTTCTATTTCGCGGCCCGTCAGGTCTTTACGATAGGCGATTCCCGTCGTTCCTATCAAATAGGGAAGAAAATAATCGCCTAATGATTTCAGCCTTTCGGCGTACTCCTTGGAAATAACGTTTTTGTTGGTGATTTGGTTGGGAGTAAATTTATATAGTCGCTCTTCTATAAGAAATTTTTTGGCGATATCGACAGGGATAATAAGAACGTCATAATATCCCTGCATATTTTCTGTGCGGCGATAGAGATCTTCTATGGAATCGTAGACGTAGTATTCCACGGAGCAATTTTGCTCTTTCATGAATTGGCGTAAAACGGGAGAACGTTCCGGTATCGGCAGGGAAGGATCGGCTTTATCGTCGATAGCGATAAATTCCGACCAATTCAACACTCGTAATATTGGTTTTTCGGCGGGCGAAGCCGTCAATACCGAAGAAACAATAAAGAAAAAGAGAACCGTCGCCAAACGATATTTCATGATCCCTCTCCTACTCTTTTCTTATCCTTAAGATTGTACTATTTCAGTAGGGTAGGCTCAAAGCGAAGCGTAACTCGCTCTCCCCCCATTCATTATTCATCACTCATCATTCATTATGGTATTCAATACTTCTTCTTTGGATTGAAAACGCAGAAACAAGCCATCCAATCTCGTAATCTCGAAAAGATGTTGGATCCGCTCGTGCATATTTCCCAGGATGGCGAATTTAGCCCCCCGTTCTTCCGCTTTTTGTACGGCTTCCACAAAAGTTGCCAAACCGGAACTGTCCATGTAATCGACGCCATTCATATCGATAATAACGGCTTGAACCTCCTTTTTGAACGCTTCTCCGATCGCTTCCCGCAAACGGGGCGACTGGGCGGCGTTCACCGGTCCGGAAACGGTAATAAAGATGACGTTTTTGCGCCGGTCGCTGGAAATATTCAACGTCAACAAATTGATTTCATCGGATTTCATATTGGTTTACCGATAAGTCATACAAAGTAAATTTACCTTAATAACTCATGATACACAGCCAATGTTCTTCTTTCGCTTTCGGCGTTGGTATTTTGCCAATTAGAAGAACCATTCAAATGAGCAGTAAGGTTTTCGTTTTTTTGCGTTATTGAATCACGAAACAACGGAATGGCTCGAATTTCACGAAATTTTCAAATCAAGGATATCATGGATTCTTTGGGATTTAACGGAAAAATCCTCTCCACGGAGCGATCTCTTGCCCAATTATTTTTCTATTTTTTCGTGATTTTCATTTTTATTTCGCGTTTTCGTGATTCGACGCGGCGATCATAATAGACTTCTCCAACTTTTTCTCGCGCGTAACATGAGTTTATAATACTTAAAGTACTCTTTTGAAAAATCCCGAAAATCATAGGGCGGGTTGATTGAAACAAGTCCCGCCGCTAACTACTGGCCACGGCTTCAATGTACTTTACTGAAACATTAACCCTCTTGTCAATCATTCCATCCTTTGAGAACGCTTGTCCTCATTCAAACCGTTCGTTCCGCAGCGCCGCGCCTCTTTGAGAAGAGCATAATATTCCCGCATAGTCAAAATCCGGTTGCTTTCGAGGATGGCCCTCGTTTTTTTTTCTACGCTATATAGGCCGATGCGATGAATAAGACGCTGCTTCCAGGGCAGATCGAGAGGCGGATGGTTGGGAACGAACTCCCACGGATGAATGTAGATTACTGGCGGAAATCCTTCCGCCTGATAGCGCAAACGCGCCCAGGATAGATAAAAGCTAGGAAGAATCCGCAAGGTTCCGCCTCCTCCGGCGGGGAAGCGCGCTCCTGCAATTTCCACCGCCGCTGGCGGCATTTCGACTACTCCCCGCCATTCGTAGGGATGCCGGGGAGCGCTGCGATCTCCATATAAATAGGTTTGATGGGGATTGATGGACGAATCGTAGAGAATGCCGTTTTCCCGCAAGATATCGAACTGCCATGTTTTCGCTCGTTCCAGGGAAAAAGCGGGCGCCCGGCAGCCGGTAATCGATTGGGATGGAACGAGCGACCGCAGAATTTCCAAACTGCGCCGGACGCTGGCGGCGAAGCGGGACCCGTCTAGCGATGAGACGAAATCGTGATTGTAGGTGTGAGTGGCGATTTCATGCCCTTTTTCCGCCGTTTGCGCGACAAGTTCGGGATAGCGCTCCGCCAGCCAGCCGACGAAAAAAAATGTCGCCTTGGCGCCGTATTCTTCCAAAAGACTCCAGCAACGCTCCATGCCCTCATGGATAGCGGACGGATAGGAAGGCCAGGTTTCGAAGGGAACGCTTTCGGGACTCATATAATAATCTTCCACATCCACCGTCATAACCACAGTTGAATCCAAATCGAGCGGCGGAAATGGAGAGCCTTCGACGCGCCCGCCGAGGGAGATATACTTCATACATTACCTCGAAGAAAGCATTCGCGATCCATGTCCAATAGGCAAGAAGATTCGTCGGCTGGGAAAACGTACGACGCCCGTTTAATGGGGCGTCTGCTTCAGTACGTTCTCCCCTATAAGAAGCATATCGTTCTTTCCGTGGCTTTCTTGTTTCTTTATACCGCCATCGAACTCTTCGCTTCCGTCTATTTATACAAAATCGTCATCGACCGGTATATCCAAAGTGGAGTTAAGGCTGGATTATCGCTCTTGGCGCTGGCGTATTTTCTGCTGCTGTTCGCCGCCTTGGTTTTCCAATATATGGAATTCTATCTCGTCAACGCCATGAGCCAAAAGAGCATGTACGATCTGCGGCTTCACCTGTTCCGCCATCTGGAAAAGATGTCTCTTTCCTTCTTCAACCGGCGTCCGGTAGGGACGTTGATGACGCGGCTCACCAGCGATATTGAAGCCTTGGATTCCATGTTCGCCAACTGCGTCGTCTATACGTTCAACGACGTGCTCATCATTCTGGGGCTGTTGGGCATCATGTTTTATCTCAGCCTGCCCCTGACGCTGATCGTTTTGGCTGTGCTTCCAGCTATAGTCTGGGTTAGCGTAATTTTCAAAAGAAACGTTCGCCTCTCCTACCGCGATGTGCGCACTTTGTTGTCGAAGATGAACGGTTTTCTGCAAGAAAATATCAATGGCATGGAAACGTCGCAGATTTTCGACCGCCAGCGGCGCAACGTCGAGAAATTCGCCGGACTCACGCAAGGTTTTCGAGACGCCAACCTGCGCAGCGTCGCCAATTTTGCGTTCTTCTATCCTACCGTGGAATTCTTAGGCTCGCTGGCGATCGCCTTGCTGTTGTGGTACGGCGGAGGATTGATCCTGAAGAATCCTCCGTTGTTGACGTTCGGCGCCTTGGCGGCCTTTTTGCAAGCCTCGCAGAAATTTTTCCAGCCCATCCGCGATCTGGCGGATAAATTTAACATCATGCAAACGGCGATGGCGGCGGCGGAGCGCGTATTTTCGTTGCTCGACATGGACGAATCGCTTCCGCAAATTCCCCAACCCGTCAAGAGAACGCTGAGGGGAGAAGTGGAATTCCGCAACGTCTGGTTTGCTTATAATAACGAAGATTGGGTGCTGCGGGACGTTTCCTTTACCGTTGAGAAAGGGAAAAAGATCGCGCTCGTCGGCGCTACCGGTTCGGGAAAAAGCACCATCGTCAATCTTCTATTCCGTTTTTACGACGTCCAGAAAGGGCAAGTGTTGATCGACGGGATCGACGTGCGGGAATACGGCCTGCGCGAATTGCGCGCCCAAATGGGATTGGTCTTGCAGGATGTCTTTCTGTTTTCGGGCGATATTGCCGGAAACATAGGCCTGGGCCGCCCCCAAATCTCCGAGGAAGACATTGTCCGCGCTTCAAAAATCGTCCAGGCCGACCGCTTCGTGCAAAGAATTCCCGGCGGCTACCATGCGGAAGTGAAGGAACGGGGCGCCACCCTCTCCCTGGGTCAGCGGCAGCTGCTCTCTTTCGCCCGCGCCCTGGCGCTGAATCCCGCGATACTCGTTCTTGACGAAGCAACCGCCAACGTCGATGCTGAAACGGAGCATTTGATCCAACAGGCCTTGGAAAAATCCATCGAAGGCCGCACTGGCGTCATGGTGGCGCATCGGCTCTCCACCATCCAAAAAGCGGATGAAATTCTGGTGCTCCATCATGGCGAAATCATAGAGCGCGGGAATCACCAGCAGCTGCTCCAACAGCGCGGACATTATTTCCGGCTCTATCAATTGCAATATAAGGATCAGCCGCAAGAGGAACTTTCTTTGCAAACAGGGGGGCGCCAGGGCAAGGTTTTTTCTGCCCTTGATTGATCCCTTCAACCTATGAGTCAAGATCGGAACCGAGATCGAGGGAATAATACCAACCTTCAATAATATTGCTGCTTAAAAAATTCCTCTCCCAAGATTGGGAGAGGTTAGGTGAGGGTTGATATTATTAGATTTAATTTCCCTCACCCTAACCCTCTCCCAAAGGGCGAGGGAATTTATAAGCAATAATCCTAACGCAGAATGGTATAATAATCTGCAATCTAAGCAGCAATGGATATCTCTCATGAACCACGCCAAAACCATCGCCATCCTTGGCGCTTCCGCCCAACGCCATAAATACGGAAACATCGCCGTCCGCGCCTGGCGCGACCGGGGATTCGCGGTTTATCCCGTCAATCCCGCCCAGGAATCGATTGAAGGCTTGCCATGTTACCGCTCCATCCTTGATATTCCCGGCGAAGTGGAAATCGCAAGCGTCTACCTGCCGCCGGAAATAACCCTTAAGGTATTGCCATCCATTGCCCAAAAAGGCGTGAAAGAAGTATTTCTCAATCCCGGCTCGGAAAACGCTGCCGTCCTGCAAAAGGCGCGGGAATTGGGATTGAACGTCATCCAGGCATGCAGCATCGTCGCAGCGGGAAAATCGCCCGCCGATTACCCTCTATCATAAAAAAACAACTCCTGACCATCTCCTCATTTTCGACTTTTTCTTGGGAATCTTCACTTTTGGGAGAAAAGAGGGAGGGGAAGCCGACGGATCGGCTTTTTCGGCAATCTTGCGATTGATTCATTTTGATTGGCTATAAATATTTTGATTAATTTTTTGTTTTATAGTTGATTTGTTTCCTTTTTTATGATATATTCTATGATATCTATTCTGCTGCGCCTTTTTGTTGTCCATATCGATTATTAGGGGGTGATAACCGATAAAATATACCTAAACCATAAACTTTCTAATCGCCGATAGGAATGAATCAACGGGAATGACCATCCTCTGCAAATTCGGCGGGGGATACAAAGGGGAAAACTAATGAGAAAATGGCTCATCATTACAACATTGTTGTTTTCGTTCGGCTCTTTGGGATTCGCTCAGGAAAAAGACGTGGAAAAGATTCTCGATTTTCAAGAGAATCGCGCCAGCATCGCCTGGGAAAATCTGGAAAAAACGCCCGTTCCCTTGGATGCCGCCAATGAAGATCAAAGCGTCGTCAAAGTCAAAGAAACCCAAATCGATACGGGCGAGGAAAATGTCGGGATCGTTTCCGGCGACGCCCTTTTCATTAAGGCGAAGCCGGTTTCCGGCAAGCAGGAGTACGGCGTGGCGGGACAGTACGTCATTTCGCTGCCCGCTCATCGCTATCTCCAATTCCAATGCGGGGCGGAGATCGTTTCGGGATACGACAAGGGCGCCGATCTGCTGCTGCAAATCGAAACCCGCTCCAAGGACGGCCAGACGTGGGAATTCGCCGACGCCCTTCCCGCCAAGGGAATTGGGAAATCGGAAAAATATCCCGGCTCATGCCATATCGTCGAAGAACTCACCAAATGGGCGGGGCAGGAAGTGCGCCTATCGTTGGTTTTGCGCGTGAATCCTGCTTACGCCAAAATCGGTGGGAAGGAAAATTGGGATCCGCAAGAAATCGGCGCGAACATTTTCATGGCGAAACTGATAAGCAGTACGTTTAAGGTCGTAGTTGGCGAGAAGGAGGAAAAGGTGGACGTCCAGCCCGTCACGCCAATTTCCCTCCAAAAGAAATCGTCTGTCAACGCCCCAATCCCAAGCGTCAAAGCATCCGTGAGCATCGTCTCTCCAACGGATTCGGATGAACTCGTTATCGTAAAAGGAGACGCCAACGGTTATCTCGCCAACCCGTCCGACCTCTCCACCTGCGCCGTCGAAGCGCCGGGAAACGGAACCTATCCCACACGGTTTCTCTATTATTTCTCCGCCCGGCGATCTGCGAATCATGAGGAGCATGGCGGTTCGTCGGATGTAGATTCGCCAGATTGGGAATATGGCGCCAGCAGCCGAGTCGTCGATTTTTATAATGCTTCCTCGACGAATATGTACAACGCTTCGGTCAACGACATTACCAGCCATATCATGAAGAACGCCAATAGCGAGGCGATCCAGGTCATCGGCCCCAGCGGTAACGCCGCGCGGGATTTTGACGACCATTGGACGGGATTGTCGTCGGTGCTTTATAATGAACTAAGCGACACAACCAAAACGCTGCATGGATTCTATTACGCGGAAGATCACTTCCAACACGAAGAAGCGGACAATAACCGCAGCGGAGCGGGTAGCGAACACAACGCCGCCATGAAAGTTTACGCCGGCATTGGCTACTCGCGATCTTCCGGAACGGGCTATGGACGAGTGTTTACGAAAACGAACAGCCTAGTCCCGGAAATTTCCAATCCGCAGATCACCAGCAGCAGCGCTCAGATTATTACTTACGCCACGCCGGAGGAACAAATTAATATGGGGTATCCCGATGCGCATCAGTTTGGATGCGGCGATCCTTCGGTCGTCAAAGCCACTGATGATTATTATTATATGGCTTTCATGACTCAATCGCTTATTCTCGATTGGACTAATAAAATTCCACAACTTTTCGAATATCCAAATATACCAAAATCAAGTTGCAACGGGATTGAGAACTGCGGTCACAAAGCAGTTTCTATGCTTAGTATGGCTAGAGCTCCCATATCCGCCATTCATAGTACTTCGTATAGCAGCAATACAAATCCCTGGAAAAAATACAAGAAAGTAACAGCGACATGGAGTGATAGCGATAATTGGGTGCAACCCGGTTATAGAGGTGAGTTTACTGCCGTTTGGAACGCCAATACAACTCGCGGTGATCAACCAAACGATCATAAACTTTGGCGATCAAATCCCAAACTAAGTTTCAACACCTACCTCAACAAATATGTTATGATTTGTAAAGGAGGTATGACATCTATTGGTGATGATTATAAATGGTTCGCATTATGCATCCACATTAGCAACAATCCTGTTGAATGGCAGGAAAGCTGGATTCACTTGAGAGAAGAATGTGATAATAGCTATATTTATTATCCAACTCTAATTGGGTCTACTGGCGTGGATTATACAACTACGGAATACAATAAATTGTATTTCTCTAAGAATACCGCCAACAATCCAGACTTTGATCTGTATCGGACGACTTTGCGATTCATTCAATAGAGATTGACGCAGAAAGGAGAAGGAGCTTACATGTTCCTTCTCCTTAAATTTAAAAAGGGGAATAAGATGTATAAAATAATAATTCCGATGTTGATATTATTTTTACCGCCATCCGTTTTTTCGGTAGATGCTCAAAGCATTATTGTAAATATACCTAATTTGCCTGAAGTGGCGGTTCCTTTGGAAATGTCATTAATTCCTTCCGGGCAATTTACAATGGGCAGTCCAGTAGAATTGCATGGAGCCAGAGAAGACGAGTTTCCTCGCCATCCTGTCAATATTTCAAAGCCTTTCTATATAGGAAAATACGAAGTTACCCAAGCGCAATGGCAAGCGATTATGGGTTATAATCCCGTCGATGATTATGAAGCCAATATGGATTTTTATCCTTATGTTCATCACATCAATAAACCGGTTGTAAATGTAACGTGGGATGACTGCCAGGATTTTATTCAAAAAATAAACGAAAAAGGGTGGGGAACATTTCGCTTGCCGACGGAAGCGGAATGGGAATACGCCTGCCGCGCTGGAACGACAACGCCATTTTATTGGGGAAGCGATGGCGGTCTAAAATATATACAAAAATATAGTCCATTTATTCAAGAAGTAGGCTTAAAACTACCAAACGCATGGAATCTTTTCGATATGATTGGAAATGTTTTTGAGTTTTGCTACGATTGGTATGGTCCCTATTCGAGCGAATACCAAATTGATCCAGTTGGACCCGAAATAGGAAAAAACAAGGTGATACGAGGTGGATATATATATATACCTGAAACAGAAATGCGTTCGGCAGCTAGGGCGCATTATCCTTTGGATGAAAAATCAGCATATGGCGGCTTAAGAATTGTCAAAGAATATTGTACTAACTTTTCTACGCCAACTATCAATATTTACGATACCCCAGATTCCACAGACGAAGACTACACCGGCAAGACCGACTTTGATGCGGTGGACGAACGCAATCTTACCCTTCGCTGGAATATCCCTGCGTGGGATGGGACCAGCTGGGATGTTTATGTGCGCGATGGGTTGGGCGGATATCAGTTTCTCGCCCGCGCGGCGTTGGATGCCAACCAATTGGATTGGTTCCCCGGCGCGGCGAACATCGCCGCTAAGTTCGCAAGCGGGCCGGAATTCGGCCATGTCTACCGCTTCCGCGTCGTGCGCCTAGCTTGGCCTATCGGCCCGGAAGACGTGTACGACCAAACCGCGGCGACTGGCTTCGCGATGGAAAGCGCAACCGCCCCCGATCTCGCGCCGCCGGTCATGCCCAACCTCAATCCCGGCCAGATCGCCGTCTACGACGACCTGCTCGGAGGCAACGACCTCGCCCCGCAAAACGGCTCGGGTTCGGACGCGGACAAGTCCACTCAGCGAGCCATCCAAATCGCCTGGAACTTCGGCTCCAACCTGGCCGACGTGTCGGATTATAGAGTTCTAGTAAAAGTCAACGAGCAGGGCGAATTCCAACCGCTAGGCAATACCAATAGCGGGAATATTACCTATTACTATTGGTCGCCCAAAGAAACGTTCTATACGGCGAAAGAGTTCAGCCCAGGCCCGCAAACGGGAAATTCCTACCGCTTCAAAGTCGTAGAATTCAACCCCAAAAACAAAGTCAACGCCGAATTGACGACGGGATTGTTGAACTATACGGAAGAAGGCGAATGAATCCATGAATAAAACTGCCATTTTGTTATTAATATTAATACTTGTTAATGGGGAAGAACTCCCTACCATCATCATAGACATCCCCGGTTTGCCGGAAGGGGCCAAGCCGCTGGAAATGGTTCGCATCCTTTCCGGTAAGTTCATTATGGGTTCGCCGGAGAATGAACGGGGGCGGTATGTTTGGCAAGATTATTCCGGTATGGCTATTACCTATGATTGGCCCCAGCATGAAGTCACTATTACAAAAGATTTTTATTTAGGAAAGCACGAAATCACTTTAGGTCAATGGTTAGCATTTATGGGCGCTATGCCGAATTATAGTACTTCGCCATTGAGTGGTATTTCCAATGATCTTCCCATCACTAAAGTAAGTTGGTTTAAATGTATGCAATTTATCGATAAACTCAATGAACTTAAAATTGGTACTTTCAGATTACCCACAGAAGCGGAATGGGAATATGTTTGTAGAGCCGGTACGACAACACGCTTTTCTTTTAGCGATGCGCTGGAGTGTGTTGATGATGTAGTAGTAGGAGAGGAAGCGCCATCTAAAGCCTTTTGCGAAATAATGGATAAATATATGTGGTGGTATGGAAATTCACATTTTAGATATTACGATATAAGAAAAGTTGGACTGAAAATTCCAAATAATTGGGGTTTATATGATATGCATGGCAATGTTTTTGAGTGGTGTTACGATTATTCTCAAAAAACATATATG
This region includes:
- a CDS encoding CoA-binding protein; this encodes MNHAKTIAILGASAQRHKYGNIAVRAWRDRGFAVYPVNPAQESIEGLPCYRSILDIPGEVEIASVYLPPEITLKVLPSIAQKGVKEVFLNPGSENAAVLQKARELGLNVIQACSIVAAGKSPADYPLS
- a CDS encoding formylglycine-generating enzyme family protein — its product is MSLIPSGQFTMGSPVELHGAREDEFPRHPVNISKPFYIGKYEVTQAQWQAIMGYNPVDDYEANMDFYPYVHHINKPVVNVTWDDCQDFIQKINEKGWGTFRLPTEAEWEYACRAGTTTPFYWGSDGGLKYIQKYSPFIQEVGLKLPNAWNLFDMIGNVFEFCYDWYGPYSSEYQIDPVGPEIGKNKVIRGGYIYIPETEMRSAARAHYPLDEKSAYGGLRIVKEYCTNFSTPTINIYDTPDSTDEDYTGKTDFDAVDERNLTLRWNIPAWDGTSWDVYVRDGLGGYQFLARAALDANQLDWFPGAANIAAKFASGPEFGHVYRFRVVRLAWPIGPEDVYDQTAATGFAMESATAPDLAPPVMPNLNPGQIAVYDDLLGGNDLAPQNGSGSDADKSTQRAIQIAWNFGSNLADVSDYRVLVKVNEQGEFQPLGNTNSGNITYYYWSPKETFYTAKEFSPGPQTGNSYRFKVVEFNPKNKVNAELTTGLLNYTEEGE